Proteins from one Streptomyces roseifaciens genomic window:
- a CDS encoding GlxA family transcriptional regulator, whose protein sequence is MHHVGVLALDGVVPFELGIPARIFDAARDGDGKPLYSVTTCSLDGGPVRADADYDLAVSHDASLLATVDTVVVPPSHRLGAIREEGRLPGPLRDALAAIRPGTRIVAICTGTYVLAAAGLLDGRPATTHWREADRLQRMFTTTRIDPGVLYVDDGDILTSAGVAAGIDLCLHIVRLDHGSHVANEVARSCVVPPWRDGGQAQYIRRPVPAPSDGSTAATRAWAVQHLAEPLTLSGLAAHANMSVRTFSRRFRDEAGSTPGQWLTRQRVDLARHFLETTDWPVDLVALRSGFGTGASLRQHLRTAIGVSPQAYRRTFRSGQTAV, encoded by the coding sequence ATGCACCACGTTGGCGTCCTGGCCCTGGACGGCGTCGTCCCCTTCGAGCTCGGCATCCCCGCCCGCATCTTCGACGCCGCCCGCGACGGCGACGGCAAACCGCTCTACTCCGTGACGACATGCAGCCTGGACGGCGGCCCCGTGCGAGCCGATGCCGACTACGACCTCGCGGTCTCCCACGACGCCTCCCTGCTGGCGACCGTCGACACCGTCGTCGTCCCGCCCTCCCACCGGCTGGGAGCGATACGGGAGGAAGGCCGCCTGCCCGGCCCGCTGCGTGATGCCCTGGCCGCCATCCGCCCCGGCACGAGGATCGTCGCGATCTGCACCGGCACCTACGTCCTGGCCGCCGCGGGACTCCTCGACGGGCGTCCCGCCACCACGCACTGGCGCGAGGCCGACCGGCTGCAGCGCATGTTCACCACCACCCGCATCGACCCCGGCGTCCTGTACGTGGACGACGGCGACATCCTCACCTCCGCCGGAGTCGCCGCGGGCATCGACCTGTGCCTGCACATCGTCCGCCTCGACCACGGCAGCCACGTGGCCAACGAGGTCGCCCGCTCCTGCGTCGTACCGCCCTGGCGCGACGGCGGACAGGCCCAGTACATCCGCCGCCCCGTCCCCGCCCCGTCCGACGGCAGCACCGCGGCCACCCGGGCATGGGCCGTGCAGCACCTGGCCGAACCGCTCACGCTGTCCGGCCTCGCCGCCCACGCCAACATGAGCGTGCGCACGTTCAGCCGCCGCTTCCGCGACGAAGCCGGCAGCACGCCGGGCCAGTGGCTGACCCGGCAGCGCGTCGACCTCGCACGGCACTTCCTGGAGACGACCGACTGGCCCGTCGACCTGGTCGCCCTCCGGTCCGGATTCGGCACCGGCGCCTCCTTGCGCCAGCACCTCCGCACGGCCATCGGCGTCAGCCCCCAGGCGTACCGCCGTACGTTCCGCTCCGGGCAGACGGCCGTGTGA
- a CDS encoding MerR family transcriptional regulator, giving the protein MEDDDPLLSIGVFARRARLSPKALRVYDRQGLLTPDRVDAVTGYRYYRQSRLATARLIVRLRGLDMPLARIAEVLAVPEPEAAGLVAAYWEGVERRIAAQRELAVHLRIQLSGGTEDLDSYEIKQRDVPEQLVLTEQRHVRPEDLPVWIPETCSRLEEKAKAYGGVVAAPFVVYHGQVNEDSDGPVEVCVPIDPARAGEVTTAVRTEPAHREVYTTLTKAQVEYPQILSAYDAVYRRIEENDGRETGPSREVYFADWIPAGPATEVCDIAVPVA; this is encoded by the coding sequence ATGGAGGACGACGACCCCTTGCTGAGCATCGGCGTGTTCGCGCGCCGTGCCCGGCTCTCGCCCAAGGCCCTGCGCGTGTACGACCGGCAGGGGCTGCTGACCCCGGACCGGGTCGACGCGGTGACCGGCTACCGGTACTACCGGCAGAGCCGGCTGGCCACCGCGCGGCTGATCGTGCGGCTGCGCGGCCTGGACATGCCGCTCGCTCGCATCGCAGAAGTGCTGGCCGTGCCGGAGCCCGAAGCAGCCGGCCTGGTCGCCGCGTACTGGGAAGGCGTCGAGCGGCGCATCGCCGCGCAGCGGGAACTCGCCGTCCACCTTCGTATCCAACTATCAGGAGGGACAGAGGACTTGGACAGCTACGAGATCAAGCAGCGTGACGTGCCGGAGCAGCTGGTGCTCACCGAACAGCGCCACGTACGGCCGGAGGACCTGCCCGTGTGGATCCCGGAGACCTGCTCCCGCCTCGAGGAGAAGGCCAAGGCTTACGGGGGCGTGGTCGCGGCGCCGTTCGTCGTCTACCACGGCCAGGTCAACGAGGACAGCGACGGCCCGGTGGAGGTCTGCGTGCCCATCGACCCGGCCCGGGCCGGGGAGGTCACCACGGCCGTCCGGACCGAGCCGGCCCATCGCGAGGTGTACACGACGCTCACCAAGGCGCAGGTGGAATACCCGCAGATCCTCTCGGCGTACGACGCGGTGTACCGGCGGATCGAGGAGAACGACGGCCGTGAGACCGGCCCCAGCCGGGAGGTCTACTTCGCCGACTGGATACCGGCCGGCCCGGCCACGGAGGTCTGCGACATCGCCGTACCCGTGGCGTAG
- a CDS encoding aminotransferase class I/II-fold pyridoxal phosphate-dependent enzyme, whose protein sequence is MAALEELLAQYDTERPKLIVFESVYSMDGDIAPISAICDLADRYNAMTYLDETHAIGVNGPTGAGICEELGEERPTFVQGVFGKAVGTTGGYVAGPDEALDYVRSHAPGFIFTTTIPRSSLDATRRSLDVVQSGEGGELRRKLRENALRMRAALRAAGIDFIDAESHLVPVLVPGGERVKRVSRRLLDEFDIYVQPINYPSVAKGGERFRVTVAPFRTQEQIDAFVGALRTCLDDA, encoded by the coding sequence GTGGCCGCGCTGGAGGAATTGCTGGCCCAGTACGACACCGAGCGGCCCAAGCTCATCGTCTTCGAGTCCGTCTACTCGATGGACGGGGACATCGCGCCGATCAGTGCGATCTGCGACCTGGCGGACCGGTACAACGCCATGACGTATCTGGACGAGACGCACGCGATCGGGGTGAACGGTCCCACCGGCGCGGGGATATGCGAAGAGCTCGGCGAAGAGCGGCCCACCTTTGTGCAAGGTGTCTTCGGAAAAGCGGTGGGAACGACCGGCGGATACGTCGCAGGGCCCGACGAAGCGCTCGACTACGTGCGCTCGCACGCCCCGGGATTCATCTTCACGACGACCATCCCGCGATCGAGCCTGGACGCCACCCGGCGGAGCCTCGACGTCGTCCAGAGCGGGGAGGGCGGCGAACTCCGCCGGAAGCTGCGGGAGAACGCGCTGCGCATGCGCGCCGCCCTGCGCGCCGCCGGCATCGACTTCATCGACGCCGAGAGCCACCTGGTCCCCGTGCTCGTACCGGGAGGCGAGCGCGTCAAGCGCGTCTCGCGACGCCTGCTCGACGAGTTCGACATCTACGTACAGCCCATCAACTACCCGTCCGTGGCCAAGGGCGGCGAGCGGTTCCGCGTGACCGTCGCACCGTTCCGCACGCAGGAGCAGATCGACGCCTTCGTCGGCGCCCTGCGCACCTGCCTCGACGACGCCTGA
- a CDS encoding TauD/TfdA family dioxygenase has translation MQIENITPFIGAEITGVDYEDLRRPEVFQQLVELVHRDELAVIRGLDITPKQQIELASRLGRARHPFPFRCSPPPTHRTGIPSESSHAQAARLC, from the coding sequence GTGCAGATCGAGAACATCACCCCCTTCATCGGTGCCGAGATAACCGGCGTCGACTACGAGGACCTCCGGCGCCCCGAGGTCTTCCAGCAGCTGGTCGAGCTGGTGCACCGGGACGAGCTCGCCGTGATCCGGGGCCTGGACATCACCCCGAAGCAGCAGATCGAGCTGGCCTCCCGGCTCGGCCGCGCTCGTCATCCATTTCCATTCCGCTGTTCCCCCCCCCCCACACACCGGACCGGAATCCCGTCGGAATCCTCGCACGCACAGGCCGCCCGTCTATGCTGA
- a CDS encoding FG-GAP repeat domain-containing protein, whose amino-acid sequence MKARRTRRLGLLTAAGATVLATLTGGATSAWAGAEGGEPSNSRDGGSAAAQRVRADFDGDGKADSAVWRPSSGTWYVLRSSDGGQTIRQYGQTGDVAVPADFDGDGKADFAVWRPSNGTWFVLRSSDGGQTIQQYGSFANDVAAPADVDGDGKADFVIWRPSNGTWYALRTSDGGQTVQVYGQTGDVAIPADFDGDGRADFAVWRPSNGVWFALRSSDGKEIIRQYGQTGDVAVPADFDGDGRADWAVWRPSNGTWFVLRSSDDGQSIRQYGQTGDLAVPAEFDGDGKADFAVWRPSNGTWYVLRTTDGGQTIRQYGQSGDVPV is encoded by the coding sequence ATGAAGGCGCGGAGAACCCGAAGACTTGGGCTGCTCACGGCAGCCGGTGCGACGGTACTGGCCACCCTCACCGGAGGTGCCACGAGCGCGTGGGCAGGGGCTGAGGGCGGCGAACCGTCGAATTCCCGTGACGGCGGCAGCGCGGCGGCACAAAGGGTCAGAGCCGATTTCGACGGTGACGGCAAGGCCGACTCCGCCGTATGGCGCCCTTCGAGCGGTACGTGGTACGTCCTGCGGAGCAGCGACGGCGGGCAGACGATTCGGCAGTACGGTCAGACGGGCGACGTGGCCGTCCCGGCTGACTTCGACGGCGATGGCAAGGCCGACTTCGCGGTGTGGCGCCCTTCGAACGGTACGTGGTTCGTCCTGCGGAGCAGTGACGGCGGCCAGACCATCCAGCAGTACGGGAGTTTCGCGAATGACGTCGCGGCCCCTGCTGACGTCGATGGTGACGGCAAGGCCGACTTCGTGATCTGGCGCCCGTCGAACGGCACGTGGTATGCGCTCAGGACCAGTGACGGCGGGCAGACGGTCCAGGTCTACGGTCAGACGGGCGACGTGGCCATACCAGCAGATTTCGACGGTGACGGCAGGGCCGATTTCGCTGTGTGGCGTCCGTCGAACGGTGTCTGGTTCGCTTTGCGGAGCAGCGACGGCAAGGAGATCATCCGGCAGTACGGTCAGACGGGTGACGTGGCCGTCCCGGCAGACTTCGACGGTGACGGCAGGGCGGACTGGGCCGTGTGGCGCCCGTCGAACGGCACGTGGTTCGTTTTGCGGAGCAGTGACGACGGGCAGTCCATCCGGCAGTACGGTCAGACGGGTGACCTGGCTGTCCCGGCGGAATTCGACGGTGACGGTAAGGCGGACTTCGCCGTGTGGCGCCCGTCGAACGGTACGTGGTACGTCCTGCGCACCACTGACGGCGGCCAGACCATCCGCCAGTACGGCCAATCCGGCGACGTCCCGGTCTGA
- a CDS encoding alpha/beta hydrolase fold domain-containing protein — translation MGDLETEHPWAARIADGAGAVVISVGYRLAPENRFPAALDDAYAVLTWVAEHAAELGIAPERIAIGGHSAGAGLAAAVTLRTSGARLAGDQASHAAAAHRDPVVSSRSVGFGSEADVLEAVPARPLDRV, via the coding sequence ATGGGTGACCTGGAGACCGAGCACCCGTGGGCTGCCAGGATCGCGGACGGCGCCGGTGCGGTGGTGATCTCCGTGGGCTACCGCCTGGCCCCCGAGAACCGGTTCCCGGCCGCCCTGGACGACGCCTACGCCGTGCTGACCTGGGTGGCCGAGCACGCAGCCGAGCTCGGCATCGCCCCGGAGCGGATCGCGATCGGTGGCCACAGTGCCGGCGCGGGGCTCGCGGCAGCGGTGACGTTGCGGACTTCGGGCGCCCGGCTGGCAGGAGACCAGGCCTCACACGCTGCGGCTGCTCACCGGGATCCGGTGGTCAGCAGCCGTAGCGTCGGGTTTGGGTCAGAAGCCGACGTTCTGGAAGCCGTCCCCGCCCGGCCCCTCGACCGGGTGTGA
- a CDS encoding MFS transporter has translation MKSPLAPRNRLNPLSQARTFDRSVQLLMANQFTINLGFYMLMPYLAQYLSGNLGMAAWTVGLILGVRNFSQQGMFFFGGTLADRFGYKPMIITGLMLRIVGFAVLGLVDSLPALLAASAATGLAGALFNPAVRAYLAHDARERRVEAFALFNVFYQAGILLGPLVGVALTGVSFRLTCLVAAGVFTVLSIVQIRALPARTPSHEADRSVTSVLSQWRTVVSNRPFLLFSLAMIGSYALSFQVYLALPLEVRRMAGDEQVGTVGVGLLFAASGLATIAGQTRLTAWCKQHWGSGRSLIAGLAALGAAFLPLLAATAVPTPSDGPARWALAVGPPLLSALLIALGTMLAYPFEMDTIVALAENRYVATHYGLYNTICGIGITLGNLLTGAALDAAHSAGTPALPWLALAATGGGCALAVFALHRTGRLTPAAPEEPEGPDRPDKPDRQPATKL, from the coding sequence GTGAAGAGCCCCCTGGCCCCCCGGAACCGCCTCAACCCCCTGTCGCAAGCCCGCACCTTCGACCGCAGCGTGCAGCTGCTGATGGCGAACCAGTTCACCATCAACCTCGGCTTCTACATGCTCATGCCCTACCTCGCCCAGTACCTGTCCGGGAACCTGGGCATGGCCGCCTGGACGGTCGGGCTGATCCTGGGCGTGCGCAACTTCAGCCAGCAGGGCATGTTCTTCTTCGGCGGCACTCTGGCCGACCGGTTCGGCTACAAGCCCATGATCATCACCGGGCTGATGCTGCGCATCGTCGGCTTCGCCGTGCTCGGACTCGTCGACTCCCTGCCCGCCCTGCTGGCCGCGTCGGCGGCCACCGGCCTGGCAGGCGCCCTGTTCAACCCGGCCGTACGGGCCTACCTCGCCCACGACGCCCGGGAGCGGCGCGTGGAGGCGTTCGCGCTCTTCAACGTCTTCTACCAGGCCGGGATCCTGCTGGGCCCGCTGGTCGGTGTGGCGCTGACGGGAGTGAGCTTCCGCCTCACCTGCCTCGTAGCGGCCGGCGTCTTCACCGTGCTGTCGATCGTACAGATCCGGGCGCTACCGGCCCGGACACCGTCGCACGAGGCCGACAGGTCGGTGACGTCGGTGCTCTCCCAGTGGCGCACGGTGGTGTCCAACCGGCCGTTCCTGCTGTTCTCCCTCGCGATGATCGGCTCGTACGCGCTGTCCTTCCAGGTCTACCTCGCGCTTCCCCTGGAGGTGCGCCGCATGGCCGGGGACGAGCAAGTCGGGACGGTCGGCGTAGGCCTGCTCTTCGCCGCCTCCGGTCTCGCCACCATCGCAGGCCAGACCCGGCTCACGGCCTGGTGCAAACAGCACTGGGGCTCCGGAAGGTCGCTGATCGCCGGACTGGCAGCCCTAGGAGCCGCCTTCCTGCCACTGCTGGCAGCCACCGCAGTTCCGACGCCCTCGGACGGACCGGCCCGCTGGGCCCTGGCCGTCGGCCCACCCCTGCTCTCAGCGCTCCTCATCGCCCTGGGCACCATGCTCGCCTACCCCTTCGAGATGGACACGATCGTCGCCCTCGCCGAGAACCGGTACGTGGCCACGCACTACGGCCTCTACAACACCATCTGCGGAATCGGCATCACGCTCGGCAACCTCCTCACCGGCGCGGCACTGGACGCCGCCCACTCCGCCGGAACCCCGGCGCTCCCATGGCTGGCTCTCGCGGCCACGGGAGGCGGCTGCGCCCTGGCCGTATTCGCCTTGCACCGCACGGGCCGCCTGACTCCGGCCGCACCCGAAGAGCCCGAGGGGCCCGACAGGCCCGACAAGCCCGACAGACAACCCGCCACCAAACTCTGA
- a CDS encoding PLP-dependent cysteine synthase family protein: MDPLTTNGTGSARSSSPATPFTPITSSSPTTPNSSSTFGISGLVGDTPVLRVSEPLAPTGHGFWAKLEGFNPGGIKDRPALHMVQRARARGDLTPGGMIIESTSGTLGLGLALAGMVHGHPVTLVTDPGLESSMTRLLTAYGAQVNVVSEPHPTGGWQQARCDRVDRLREQHPGAWVPDQYNNPDNVAAYTPLALELAAQLGHIDVLVCSVGTGGHSAGVSRVLRQLYPGLKLVGVDTVGSTIFGQPARSRLMRGLGSSIYPRNVAYGNFSEVHWVSPAEAVWACRQLASSHYATGGWSVGAVALVAGWLARTLPPDTRIAAVFPDGPQRYLGTVYDDDYCAAHGLLDAPPAAEPEVVGRPDEKEVTRWTRCATVVDPLAAQRECGADANDEGRP, from the coding sequence ATGGACCCCTTGACGACCAACGGCACCGGTTCCGCCCGCTCAAGTTCCCCCGCCACCCCCTTCACCCCCATCACCTCCAGCTCCCCCACCACCCCCAACTCCTCCAGCACCTTCGGGATATCCGGCCTCGTCGGCGACACCCCGGTCCTGCGGGTGTCCGAGCCCCTCGCCCCCACCGGGCACGGCTTCTGGGCCAAGCTGGAGGGCTTCAACCCGGGTGGCATCAAGGACCGTCCCGCCCTGCACATGGTGCAGCGGGCCCGCGCCCGCGGCGACCTGACTCCCGGCGGCATGATCATCGAGTCGACCAGCGGGACGCTCGGACTGGGCCTGGCACTCGCCGGCATGGTCCACGGGCACCCGGTCACCCTGGTCACCGACCCCGGCCTGGAGTCGTCCATGACCCGGCTGCTGACCGCCTACGGGGCACAGGTCAACGTCGTCTCCGAGCCCCACCCGACCGGCGGCTGGCAGCAGGCCCGCTGCGACCGCGTGGACCGGCTGCGGGAGCAGCACCCCGGCGCGTGGGTGCCGGACCAGTACAACAACCCCGACAACGTAGCCGCCTACACCCCGCTCGCGCTCGAACTGGCCGCGCAGCTCGGCCACATCGACGTCCTGGTGTGCAGCGTCGGCACCGGCGGCCACTCCGCGGGCGTCTCCCGCGTACTGCGCCAGCTCTACCCGGGCCTGAAGCTGGTCGGCGTGGACACCGTCGGCTCCACGATCTTCGGGCAGCCTGCCCGCAGCCGGCTGATGCGCGGCCTCGGTTCCAGCATCTACCCGCGCAACGTCGCCTACGGGAACTTCTCCGAAGTGCACTGGGTCTCCCCCGCCGAGGCCGTGTGGGCCTGCCGCCAACTGGCTTCCTCCCACTACGCCACCGGCGGCTGGAGCGTCGGCGCGGTCGCCCTCGTAGCCGGCTGGCTCGCACGCACCCTCCCCCCGGACACCCGGATCGCCGCCGTCTTCCCCGACGGACCACAGCGCTACCTCGGCACGGTCTACGACGACGACTACTGCGCCGCCCACGGCCTCCTCGACGCACCACCGGCCGCCGAACCCGAGGTCGTGGGGAGGCCGGACGAGAAGGAGGTGACCCGCTGGACGAGGTGCGCCACCGTCGTCGATCCGCTCGCCGCGCAGCGGGAGTGCGGCGCCGACGCGAACGACGAGGGCCGGCCGTGA